In Mesoaciditoga lauensis cd-1655R = DSM 25116, one genomic interval encodes:
- the rsxC gene encoding electron transport complex subunit RsxC, with protein sequence MIYLQVWTFKGGVHPPTKKIGKDSPIKILPLPEIVYLFVGQNLGKPPKIIVEAGQEVKTGQMIAQADGFVSVPLHSPITGKVKEIVKKKHPVTSRPADVIVIERTGKDVWEKLDPVKPYDQFTKEEIVKRAQEAGLVGMGGATFPTHVKLSPTKKVDTLIINGAECEPYLTIDDRMMQEYAEEIVKGVLAFSKALQVDNVYIGIEENKPKAIRSIKEVASKHNINVVKLPTKYPQGSEKHLIYAITHRKVPAGGLPMDVGVVVQNVSTARAMYRALEYGEPLIERGVSVTGEGVEKPQNFFVRIGTPISELLKLVGVKDEDSRLILGGPMMGIAINDPEIGIMKGTSGITILPIEIVKKGTEMNCIKCGRCVRACPMNLEPYLLYKLFKKKKFNDMAEHHLMDCIECGSCAYVCPSNIDHVKAFKTAKTVVRALGRR encoded by the coding sequence ATGATCTACTTGCAGGTATGGACCTTCAAAGGAGGAGTGCATCCCCCAACTAAAAAGATCGGTAAGGATTCTCCAATAAAAATCCTTCCACTTCCAGAAATCGTTTATCTGTTTGTTGGCCAAAATCTGGGAAAACCTCCAAAAATCATAGTTGAAGCTGGCCAGGAAGTAAAAACAGGTCAGATGATAGCTCAAGCTGATGGATTCGTGTCCGTTCCTTTGCACTCACCAATAACGGGCAAAGTGAAGGAAATTGTAAAGAAGAAACATCCCGTTACATCCAGACCGGCAGATGTAATAGTTATAGAAAGAACTGGCAAGGATGTGTGGGAAAAGCTTGATCCCGTAAAGCCATACGATCAATTCACAAAAGAAGAGATAGTAAAACGTGCCCAGGAGGCTGGTTTGGTTGGAATGGGTGGTGCAACATTTCCTACCCATGTCAAGCTTTCTCCCACAAAGAAAGTTGATACTTTGATAATCAACGGAGCCGAATGCGAACCATATCTCACCATAGACGATAGAATGATGCAAGAATACGCGGAAGAAATAGTAAAAGGGGTTTTGGCTTTTTCAAAAGCATTGCAAGTCGACAACGTTTACATAGGAATAGAAGAAAATAAGCCCAAAGCCATAAGAAGTATCAAAGAGGTTGCTTCAAAACATAACATTAACGTTGTCAAACTTCCAACAAAATACCCTCAAGGTTCTGAAAAACACCTGATATACGCAATAACGCATAGAAAGGTACCCGCTGGTGGATTACCCATGGATGTTGGAGTGGTGGTGCAGAACGTTTCCACAGCACGTGCCATGTACAGAGCGTTGGAATATGGCGAACCACTTATAGAAAGAGGGGTAAGCGTAACAGGTGAAGGAGTTGAAAAACCTCAGAATTTCTTTGTGAGAATAGGAACACCTATCTCAGAATTGTTAAAACTGGTAGGAGTTAAGGATGAAGACTCCAGGCTCATACTTGGTGGGCCAATGATGGGAATAGCCATAAACGATCCAGAAATCGGCATCATGAAGGGGACATCTGGCATAACGATATTACCAATCGAGATTGTGAAAAAAGGAACTGAAATGAACTGCATAAAATGCGGAAGATGTGTCAGAGCCTGCCCCATGAATTTAGAGCCTTACTTGCTCTACAAACTGTTCAAAAAGAAGAAATTCAACGATATGGCAGAACATCATCTTATGGATTGCATAGAATGTGGTTCTTGTGCTTACGTATGTCCATCGAATATAGATCATGTAAAAGCGTT
- a CDS encoding glucose-6-phosphate isomerase — protein sequence MLRFDFTNSMAENVKDGISLEDIKGISGKLHSFLESIRQSMPGFAKILESGEKERQEIVEFAKENDHFENFVVVGIGGSALGIQAIKGALLHPAWNSLSKEERDGRPRLFVMDNVDPEHIASILDLVDPAKTLFNVISKSGSTAETMANYLVVRGLLESRGLDPKKHLVFTTDPNEGALRKISIDDDIPTFTIPPNVGGRFSVLTAVGLLSAAMTGIDINEMIDGAKEELEAFLSQDDTLKNPVLFNAALHYLYSKKGKSISVMMPYSNALYTMADWYRQLWAESLGKEKDLTGEIVNTGQTPIKSLGTVDQHSQVQLYMEGPNDKIITFLRVEHFRRNLKISKVHNDEKALSYLGGKEMKRLINSEQEATALALTEKGRPNLTISFDEITPKEIGTFFFYYELTVAAMGFLYGINTFDQPGVELGKLNTYALMEREGYEDRKKHIEELKKNLKYFVI from the coding sequence TTGCTAAGGTTCGATTTTACGAATTCCATGGCAGAAAATGTTAAAGATGGTATTTCTTTAGAAGATATAAAAGGCATCTCTGGAAAGCTTCATAGTTTTCTCGAATCGATTAGACAAAGCATGCCGGGATTTGCCAAAATTCTGGAAAGCGGAGAGAAAGAAAGGCAAGAGATTGTAGAATTTGCGAAAGAAAATGATCATTTTGAGAACTTTGTGGTTGTCGGCATAGGCGGCTCCGCTTTGGGAATACAAGCCATAAAGGGAGCACTTTTGCATCCGGCCTGGAACTCCTTGAGTAAAGAAGAAAGAGATGGCCGCCCAAGGTTGTTCGTTATGGATAACGTAGATCCCGAACATATCGCATCCATTTTGGATTTAGTCGATCCCGCAAAAACGCTCTTCAACGTGATAAGCAAATCCGGCTCAACTGCGGAAACCATGGCAAATTATTTGGTTGTAAGGGGTTTGTTGGAATCAAGAGGCTTGGATCCCAAAAAACATCTTGTCTTCACTACCGATCCAAATGAAGGGGCGTTAAGGAAAATTTCGATAGACGATGATATTCCCACATTTACCATTCCACCAAACGTTGGGGGAAGATTCAGCGTTTTAACGGCAGTAGGCTTGTTGAGCGCTGCCATGACTGGAATAGATATAAATGAGATGATAGATGGCGCAAAAGAAGAGTTGGAAGCTTTTCTTTCCCAGGATGATACGCTGAAAAATCCCGTGCTTTTCAACGCCGCCCTTCACTATCTTTATTCTAAAAAAGGAAAAAGCATTTCGGTTATGATGCCTTATTCCAATGCGCTTTACACGATGGCCGATTGGTATAGACAGTTATGGGCAGAATCGCTGGGAAAAGAAAAAGATCTAACCGGTGAAATCGTCAACACTGGGCAGACGCCGATAAAGTCCCTTGGCACCGTAGATCAACACTCTCAAGTTCAACTTTACATGGAAGGACCTAACGATAAGATAATAACCTTTTTGAGAGTTGAGCATTTCAGAAGGAATTTGAAAATCTCAAAAGTACACAACGATGAAAAGGCGCTCTCCTACCTGGGCGGAAAAGAGATGAAAAGACTCATAAATTCAGAGCAAGAGGCAACGGCCCTGGCACTTACCGAAAAAGGCAGGCCTAATTTGACAATTTCTTTTGATGAGATAACCCCGAAAGAGATAGGCACTTTTTTCTTCTATTACGAATTAACGGTGGCGGCAATGGGATTCCTTTACGGTATAAACACTTTTGATCAGCCTGGCGTAGAGCTTGGAAAGCTTAACACTTACGCGCTCATGGAAAGAGAAGGCTACGAAGATAGGAAGAAACACATAGAAGAATTGAAAAAGAATTTGAAATACTTTGTGATTTAA
- a CDS encoding adenine phosphoribosyltransferase, which produces MDIKSYIRDVPDFPTEGVVFKDITPLLKNPQAFNYAIDKMAELTKEFNPNKIVAAEARGFIFGAPISYKLSVGFVPIRKPGKLPYFTVGEEYFLEYAKEKIEMHVDAIDPNDRVVIVDDILATGGTALAMSHLIEKLGGTVVGMVFLGELSFLNPRDKLKEYEIKSVLTY; this is translated from the coding sequence ATGGATATAAAGTCTTATATAAGAGATGTACCAGACTTCCCAACCGAAGGTGTTGTGTTTAAAGACATAACCCCTCTTTTGAAGAATCCGCAGGCGTTTAACTACGCTATAGACAAAATGGCAGAGCTTACCAAAGAATTCAATCCTAACAAAATAGTTGCAGCGGAAGCGCGTGGTTTCATATTTGGAGCTCCCATTTCTTACAAGTTAAGCGTGGGATTTGTCCCAATCAGAAAGCCGGGCAAACTTCCATACTTCACCGTTGGCGAAGAATATTTTTTGGAGTACGCCAAAGAAAAGATAGAAATGCACGTAGATGCGATAGATCCCAACGATAGGGTTGTAATAGTGGACGATATACTTGCAACTGGCGGCACCGCTTTGGCAATGTCGCACTTGATCGAAAAATTAGGTGGGACAGTTGTGGGAATGGTATTTCTTGGCGAGTTATCATTTTTGAATCCAAGAGATAAGTTGAAAGAATACGAAATCAAAAGTGTCCTTACCTATTGA
- a CDS encoding ATP-binding cassette domain-containing protein codes for MPITLKNVEYVYAKSTPFEKKALDNINLQVKEGEFLTILGKTGSGKSTLIQLMNGVIKPTIGEVRVDGLSTNEKSDSVFDIRRKVGIVFQYPEHQFFEENVLKEISFGPMNFGMDETRIKELVVSSIKMVGLDPEVLFASPFSLSGGEKRKVAIASIIACDPKYLIFDEPTSGLDPISVKRFSLLAKKLQSVGKTVVVVTHSVEFALKNSDRIIVLSNGKIVFEVTKEHFKDPLKLEEIERYDLLLPDIYKLTKNTLNMNFSNKKLDEPLSFLRTFLSVKS; via the coding sequence TTGCCGATAACGCTTAAAAATGTGGAATATGTGTATGCCAAGAGTACGCCTTTTGAAAAAAAAGCTCTTGACAACATAAATTTACAGGTAAAAGAAGGAGAATTTCTCACGATTTTAGGAAAAACGGGATCGGGAAAATCGACTTTGATTCAGCTTATGAACGGCGTGATAAAGCCCACGATCGGAGAAGTGAGAGTGGATGGTTTATCGACCAATGAAAAAAGCGACTCTGTTTTTGACATAAGAAGAAAGGTTGGGATTGTTTTTCAATATCCAGAGCATCAATTTTTTGAGGAAAATGTTTTAAAAGAAATTTCATTTGGGCCAATGAATTTCGGTATGGATGAAACTCGCATTAAAGAGCTTGTGGTGAGCTCTATAAAAATGGTTGGGCTTGATCCAGAGGTTCTATTCGCTTCGCCTTTTTCCCTTTCTGGAGGAGAGAAAAGGAAAGTGGCGATAGCGTCGATAATAGCATGTGATCCAAAATACCTCATATTTGATGAACCAACGAGCGGATTAGATCCGATAAGTGTGAAGAGGTTTTCCTTGTTGGCGAAGAAGCTTCAGTCTGTGGGAAAAACCGTTGTGGTTGTCACACATTCGGTGGAATTCGCTCTGAAGAATTCGGATAGGATTATAGTACTTTCCAATGGAAAAATCGTTTTTGAGGTAACAAAAGAGCATTTCAAAGATCCGCTTAAATTGGAAGAAATTGAAAGGTACGATTTGCTTTTGCCGGATATTTACAAGTTGACAAAAAACACTTTAAATATGAACTTTTCCAACAAAAAATTAGATGAGCCCCTTTCGTTTTTGAGAACGTTTTTGTCGGTTAAAAGTTGA
- a CDS encoding ATP-binding cassette domain-containing protein — protein sequence MIKVRELSFSDGTKVILNKVNLDVKEGEFVAVLGLNGSGKTSLFKMLNALMIPTSGYASVDGLKTTEKENVWEIRKKVGMIFQNPESQIVGTTVEEDVAFGMENIGIPREEMIKRVDEVLNFVGLIQQKKREPFHLSGGQKQLLCIASTLAMRPKYIIMDEPTSMIDPIGRKKILKIMKDLNAKGKTILFSTHILEEIVMAKRVVYLRNGKIIFDGEPIDILNEVKEEFGISEFLEFQMMLYKNGFIERLMNEEELEERLKSLADNA from the coding sequence ATGATAAAGGTAAGAGAGCTTTCTTTTTCGGATGGAACAAAGGTGATTTTAAACAAGGTGAATTTGGACGTCAAAGAGGGAGAATTCGTGGCCGTTTTAGGTTTAAACGGCTCTGGTAAAACTTCTCTTTTTAAGATGCTAAACGCCCTTATGATCCCCACATCCGGTTATGCGTCTGTCGATGGGCTAAAAACTACAGAAAAAGAAAACGTTTGGGAGATTCGAAAAAAGGTTGGGATGATATTTCAAAATCCTGAAAGTCAGATTGTTGGCACGACCGTTGAAGAAGATGTTGCTTTTGGAATGGAAAATATAGGCATCCCCAGAGAAGAAATGATAAAAAGGGTGGATGAAGTGCTGAATTTCGTGGGATTGATTCAACAAAAGAAAAGGGAGCCCTTTCATCTTTCGGGTGGTCAAAAGCAACTCTTGTGCATAGCTTCAACGTTGGCGATGAGGCCAAAATACATAATCATGGATGAACCGACATCTATGATAGATCCGATCGGAAGAAAGAAGATATTAAAGATAATGAAAGATTTGAATGCCAAAGGGAAGACAATTTTGTTTTCCACCCACATTCTTGAAGAAATAGTTATGGCAAAGAGAGTTGTTTACTTGCGAAACGGAAAGATAATCTTTGATGGAGAACCTATAGACATTTTGAACGAAGTGAAAGAGGAGTTTGGCATTTCCGAGTTTTTGGAATTCCAGATGATGCTTTACAAAAATGGATTTATAGAACGTCTTATGAATGAAGAAGAACTAGAAGAAAGGTTGAAGAGCCTTGCCGATAACGCTTAA
- a CDS encoding class I SAM-dependent methyltransferase, whose translation MTEHYFSKHPTSDVVEKEFTMKLQDKRIKFVSVSGVFSFGKPDRASLMLLKYITPLYGDVLDLGCGYGLIGISLKIIFPDINIHMSDVNERAVRYAKINAKNNNVVADVRAGDGFSIWDEKKFDFILLNPPIAAGKKVWTKLIQDSKSHLKGEGSLICVGFHNKGGKTIEREMELSFKNVSTLAKSGGIRLYLSRREV comes from the coding sequence GTGACTGAACATTATTTCAGCAAACATCCAACGAGTGATGTTGTAGAAAAAGAGTTCACGATGAAATTGCAGGACAAGCGTATCAAATTCGTCAGTGTAAGTGGGGTTTTCTCGTTTGGAAAACCAGATAGGGCTTCGTTGATGCTGTTAAAATACATAACCCCACTTTATGGGGATGTTTTGGATCTTGGTTGTGGTTACGGACTTATTGGGATCTCGCTAAAAATCATTTTTCCAGATATAAACATACACATGAGTGACGTAAATGAAAGGGCGGTTCGTTACGCAAAAATAAATGCCAAAAATAACAATGTTGTTGCCGATGTTAGGGCAGGAGACGGGTTTTCGATTTGGGATGAAAAGAAATTTGATTTCATCCTTTTAAATCCACCTATCGCAGCCGGAAAAAAAGTATGGACGAAATTGATACAAGATTCTAAGTCTCATTTGAAAGGGGAAGGTTCCCTTATCTGTGTCGGATTTCATAACAAAGGTGGAAAAACCATAGAAAGAGAAATGGAATTGTCTTTTAAAAATGTTTCCACTTTAGCCAAAAGTGGAGGCATTCGTCTTTACCTTTCGAGGCGAGAAGTATGA
- a CDS encoding endonuclease III domain-containing protein, whose protein sequence is MQKITSSEVRYVFETLFNTYGPQGWWPAFTPFEVAVGAILVQNTMWRNVKISIKNLEKLGLLEPYRMYVASNEEIAKAIKPSGFPRLKAERLRNFLQFFNEFSFDFKELEKLDTPSLRKALLKVNGIGKETADSLLLYIFKRPVLILDTYTKRFFSRLFSQSAFKSFKEETIVKTFKDAEELGEFHALIVQHSKAHCRSKPLCEGCPLRNVCEIGSEYRD, encoded by the coding sequence ATGCAAAAGATAACTTCTTCTGAGGTAAGATACGTCTTCGAAACCCTTTTTAACACGTATGGCCCACAAGGGTGGTGGCCTGCCTTTACTCCCTTTGAGGTGGCAGTGGGAGCCATTTTAGTTCAGAATACCATGTGGAGAAATGTGAAAATTTCAATAAAGAACCTTGAAAAATTGGGACTTTTAGAGCCCTACAGGATGTACGTGGCATCCAACGAGGAGATTGCAAAAGCGATAAAGCCTTCAGGTTTTCCACGTTTAAAAGCTGAACGACTAAGGAATTTTTTGCAATTCTTCAACGAATTTTCTTTTGATTTCAAAGAGTTAGAAAAGCTCGATACCCCATCACTTAGAAAAGCTCTCCTGAAAGTCAACGGCATAGGCAAGGAAACCGCTGATTCGTTACTGCTTTACATTTTTAAAAGGCCCGTTCTTATTCTTGATACTTACACCAAGAGATTCTTCTCAAGGTTGTTTTCTCAAAGCGCCTTTAAGTCTTTTAAAGAAGAGACAATCGTGAAAACATTCAAGGATGCTGAAGAGTTAGGTGAATTCCATGCACTAATAGTACAGCACTCCAAAGCACATTGCCGTTCGAAGCCATTATGTGAAGGCTGTCCGCTTAGAAACGTTTGCGAAATTGGAAGTGAATATCGTGACTGA
- a CDS encoding PKD domain-containing protein — protein sequence MSKRNKIFFFISSLIVLSLALSSCVLVKDSTKPLISNFTKSATLLSQHMIYFKANIIDTGSGLDKVAFELNNSPLPLSKEGSSVFVASWLGVYGSYNITVLAQDRAGNIATKTDSFFVADSTPPIIEVKTPLKVAKSVEFPLSVKAYDLQSGIKSVSLEIDGESVPISSNETLKWIFSSVGTHYISLTAINNQGLVSTKEVTVNVVNERKVPPYAQFVSFPNVLQSDKSATFTVYAYSPNGIKEIDLKVGKVAESLYSSKNNTYTFHLAVYSLTDELIQATCTVYDALGVKKVIATNVLVLSKDSTSVVLFPHNFSATEFESADKYVKIPFFVGGTDLDALKIKAYVDGVPVDITGSFPEMLALWNPSAGNHVLAIALNGKITEEKEFSFSPPEKTSPSFPATR from the coding sequence TTGAGCAAAAGAAATAAGATATTCTTTTTCATTTCATCACTTATAGTGCTATCGTTAGCGCTTTCTTCGTGTGTGTTGGTAAAGGATAGCACAAAACCGTTGATTTCCAATTTTACTAAGTCCGCTACATTGCTTTCACAGCATATGATCTACTTCAAAGCGAATATCATAGATACCGGCAGTGGATTGGATAAAGTGGCATTTGAATTGAATAACTCTCCGCTTCCCTTGTCAAAAGAGGGAAGTAGTGTTTTCGTGGCAAGCTGGTTGGGCGTTTACGGTTCTTACAACATAACCGTTTTAGCTCAAGATAGAGCTGGAAATATAGCCACTAAGACGGACAGTTTTTTCGTTGCAGATTCCACTCCGCCGATTATAGAGGTTAAAACTCCCTTAAAGGTAGCAAAGAGCGTTGAATTCCCATTAAGTGTAAAAGCTTACGATCTACAAAGCGGTATAAAAAGTGTTTCATTGGAGATAGATGGCGAAAGTGTTCCTATTTCCAGCAATGAGACTTTGAAATGGATCTTTTCAAGTGTAGGAACGCATTATATCTCCTTAACTGCCATCAACAACCAGGGGTTAGTGAGCACGAAAGAAGTTACCGTTAACGTGGTTAACGAAAGAAAAGTGCCCCCTTACGCTCAATTTGTATCGTTTCCCAACGTTCTGCAAAGTGATAAAAGCGCAACTTTTACGGTTTACGCCTATTCGCCGAATGGAATAAAAGAAATTGATCTAAAGGTTGGAAAAGTGGCCGAATCTCTTTATTCTTCAAAAAACAACACTTACACTTTTCATCTGGCAGTTTATTCTCTGACAGATGAGTTGATCCAGGCAACGTGTACCGTTTACGATGCACTTGGAGTAAAAAAGGTGATAGCGACTAACGTACTCGTGCTTTCCAAAGATTCTACAAGTGTCGTGCTATTCCCACACAACTTCAGTGCAACTGAGTTTGAAAGCGCTGATAAATACGTAAAAATACCGTTTTTTGTTGGAGGCACTGATTTAGATGCTTTAAAGATAAAAGCGTACGTTGATGGAGTACCGGTGGACATAACTGGAAGTTTCCCTGAAATGTTAGCTTTATGGAATCCGTCCGCTGGCAATCACGTTCTTGCCATTGCTTTGAATGGTAAGATAACGGAAGAAAAAGAATTCTCTTTTTCTCCTCCGGAAAAAACTTCACCATCTTTTCCAGCTACCAGGTGA
- a CDS encoding diguanylate cyclase domain-containing protein — MNKEKIFSEIAVITMEDILNNTATGIYFVTPTRQILYWNKGAEEITGFSEGEIIGKKCFETPLRHLDDKGTNLCEGRCPLVEAIEKREKVEKKVWVHTKEGKLKHIVVKTVPMYDKSGNVVGAVETFDDISLLDKLEKVNKKLKELSVRDPLTNLYNKREMYFHLKRAIAKSSRGTKMVVIFIDLNKFKKINDICGHLEGDRIIKEFSEKIKRAFREEDMLFRPQTSRFGGDEFVVVLEVGEFVDEKMLTNRIEEIVKGFSAKSCIGEINMAVGITYVKPTDDIEKILKRVDSAMYKSKESGKVEFIK; from the coding sequence TTGAACAAAGAAAAGATCTTTTCAGAGATAGCTGTAATAACTATGGAAGACATTCTAAACAACACGGCGACGGGAATTTATTTTGTGACGCCGACGAGGCAAATACTCTACTGGAATAAGGGCGCTGAAGAGATAACCGGATTTTCCGAAGGTGAGATCATCGGAAAAAAGTGCTTTGAAACGCCTTTGCGGCATTTAGACGATAAGGGAACAAACTTATGTGAAGGCCGTTGCCCTTTGGTGGAAGCCATAGAAAAAAGAGAAAAAGTTGAAAAAAAGGTCTGGGTTCATACAAAAGAGGGAAAACTCAAGCATATAGTCGTTAAGACTGTTCCAATGTATGATAAATCTGGTAACGTAGTTGGAGCAGTTGAAACTTTTGATGACATATCCTTGTTGGACAAACTTGAGAAAGTTAACAAGAAACTCAAGGAACTCTCCGTAAGAGATCCCCTTACCAATCTTTACAATAAGAGGGAAATGTATTTTCACTTGAAAAGGGCCATTGCGAAATCTTCTCGTGGAACAAAAATGGTTGTGATATTCATAGACTTGAACAAATTCAAGAAAATAAACGATATTTGTGGCCATCTTGAAGGAGATAGGATCATAAAAGAGTTTTCTGAAAAGATAAAGAGAGCTTTTAGAGAAGAGGACATGTTGTTCAGGCCGCAAACATCCAGATTCGGTGGCGATGAGTTTGTTGTGGTTTTGGAAGTAGGCGAGTTTGTAGATGAAAAAATGCTTACCAACAGAATTGAAGAAATTGTAAAAGGTTTTTCGGCTAAGAGCTGCATTGGAGAAATTAATATGGCAGTAGGCATAACTTACGTAAAACCCACTGACGACATAGAAAAGATATTAAAAAGGGTAGATTCGGCGATGTACAAATCAAAAGAAAGTGGAAAAGTAGAATTTATAAAGTGA
- a CDS encoding phospholipase D-like domain-containing protein — protein sequence MKRSLLVVMLLSSMLMMIAFAQPVIKSATGITTIFFEPDAGEAPFLNLINSSEHSLKVEVYVMTARDVFSAIGKAVERGVNVQVILTQHPYNMEAQAEYAYKTLKTMGANVKWAPARFSYDHAKFLIADDSKAILGTSNLTYSGISQNFEANVLTTDKSLVKALDDVFKADWDDVPAGSVPREYLILSPNSASDFDWFIKSAKHVLRICEEEVPEGEMFDALKAAAQRGVKIQLIEPYSSAKYATGMYALSELRKYGVEIKTSKSPFIHAKMMVADDKYLFIGSENVSYTSLYKNREVGVFLSNKDLISQAAERFDELWAKSTAFSSKNLEIKTAFLPQIVASPYTYMNKLVRTIGTVEAVFGKNVFVSYASGNKIAGVMLWLGHVSEVTSLNRGDTVRIVGSVNTYKGQLEISVVAPLKVVSHALLPLPFDAKIEDLKNYNSLVVMTKGTFRLAEDGAYLDDGKEEVKLTTLEGNLPTLPSGTQIYVKGIVMTRNGNNELLPLEFYTANIYVPILEKNAVKSNPSLGELRKSPQLYYAQTVTSTGIVTAVVSASNAYIYSNGYGMRVYGKHGNIKVGDIVEVKGSFTSYSNSFEIELVGLKIVGHTNPISPIKIKASEMAKYPEILVELSGTVSNVKKNSFYLTDKSGKVYVYVPSAKVPANGEKVKVIGISVKYRDLYELYALKIEK from the coding sequence ATGAAAAGAAGTTTGCTTGTTGTTATGTTGTTGAGTAGCATGCTTATGATGATTGCTTTTGCTCAACCTGTAATTAAAAGTGCAACTGGTATAACCACGATTTTCTTTGAACCAGATGCGGGTGAGGCCCCCTTTTTGAATTTGATCAACAGCTCTGAACATTCTCTGAAAGTTGAAGTTTACGTTATGACCGCTCGAGATGTTTTTAGTGCCATAGGTAAAGCAGTAGAAAGAGGCGTGAACGTTCAAGTGATACTCACTCAGCACCCTTACAACATGGAAGCGCAAGCTGAATACGCTTACAAGACGTTGAAAACGATGGGAGCAAATGTCAAATGGGCTCCAGCTAGGTTTTCATATGACCATGCCAAGTTTTTAATAGCAGACGATTCAAAAGCCATATTGGGTACGTCTAACCTTACATACAGTGGTATATCTCAAAATTTTGAAGCTAATGTCCTTACCACAGATAAATCTCTTGTAAAAGCGTTAGACGATGTGTTTAAAGCGGATTGGGATGACGTCCCCGCGGGATCGGTACCAAGGGAATATCTCATCTTAAGTCCCAACAGCGCTTCTGATTTTGACTGGTTTATAAAAAGCGCCAAGCATGTGTTAAGAATATGCGAAGAGGAAGTTCCAGAAGGTGAAATGTTCGATGCGCTAAAAGCTGCCGCACAACGAGGAGTAAAGATTCAACTCATAGAGCCATATTCAAGTGCAAAATACGCTACGGGAATGTATGCACTTTCTGAATTGCGAAAATATGGAGTGGAAATCAAGACTTCCAAGTCTCCATTCATTCACGCAAAGATGATGGTGGCAGATGATAAGTATCTATTCATTGGTTCTGAAAATGTGTCGTACACGTCACTTTACAAAAACAGGGAAGTCGGTGTGTTTCTTTCAAACAAAGATTTGATATCCCAGGCAGCAGAAAGATTCGACGAATTATGGGCAAAATCTACTGCCTTTTCTTCAAAGAATCTTGAAATCAAAACTGCTTTCCTTCCTCAAATAGTTGCCAGCCCTTACACTTACATGAACAAGCTAGTTAGAACTATTGGTACTGTTGAAGCCGTTTTTGGGAAGAACGTTTTTGTCTCCTATGCCAGTGGAAATAAGATCGCGGGAGTAATGTTATGGCTCGGACATGTTTCTGAGGTAACATCACTGAATCGTGGAGATACGGTAAGAATAGTTGGATCAGTTAACACCTACAAGGGCCAACTTGAAATATCTGTCGTTGCGCCTCTAAAAGTCGTTTCTCACGCTTTACTTCCCCTTCCGTTTGATGCAAAGATAGAAGATTTGAAGAATTATAACTCCCTGGTGGTGATGACGAAAGGAACTTTTAGGCTTGCTGAAGATGGGGCTTATTTGGATGATGGAAAGGAAGAAGTAAAACTCACAACGTTGGAAGGTAATTTGCCAACTCTGCCAAGTGGAACGCAAATCTACGTGAAAGGTATCGTAATGACTCGAAATGGTAACAACGAACTGTTGCCTTTAGAGTTTTACACTGCAAATATATACGTTCCTATCTTAGAAAAGAATGCGGTTAAAAGCAATCCTTCGCTAGGAGAACTTAGAAAGAGTCCTCAATTGTACTACGCTCAAACCGTAACTTCCACAGGAATTGTTACAGCTGTTGTGAGTGCTTCCAATGCATATATATATTCCAATGGATACGGAATGAGAGTATATGGAAAACATGGGAACATAAAAGTTGGAGACATAGTAGAGGTTAAAGGGAGCTTCACGTCTTACAGCAACTCTTTTGAGATCGAGCTTGTCGGTTTGAAGATTGTTGGACATACAAATCCCATTTCTCCGATAAAGATAAAGGCTTCTGAAATGGCAAAATATCCAGAAATACTCGTTGAGTTGAGCGGGACAGTTTCAAACGTAAAGAAAAACAGTTTTTATCTTACCGATAAGAGTGGGAAAGTGTATGTGTACGTTCCAAGTGCAAAAGTTCCAGCAAATGGAGAAAAAGTGAAAGTTATCGGCATTTCAGTGAAGTACAGAGACTTGTATGAGTTGTATGCACTTAAAATTGAAAAATGA
- the cas2 gene encoding CRISPR-associated endonuclease Cas2: MYVIMAYDINEKRVNKVLKKSREYLTWVQNSLLEGEITEAKFKILKSKIENIINSEEDSVTWYIFDSKRILKKESIGVEKGTPDILL, from the coding sequence ATGTACGTAATAATGGCCTACGATATAAATGAAAAGAGAGTCAATAAGGTTCTGAAAAAATCGAGAGAATACCTCACTTGGGTTCAGAATTCCCTCCTTGAAGGCGAAATAACGGAAGCAAAGTTCAAAATATTAAAGAGCAAAATAGAAAATATAATAAACTCTGAAGAAGATAGCGTTACTTGGTACATTTTTGATTCTAAAAGAATCCTAAAGAAAGAAAGCATAGGTGTTGAAAAAGGAACACCAGATATTTTGTTGTGA